CTGATGGTGATGGGTTCGGCCAACTTTAATTTAAGGTGTGTGGGCATCTTTAGGTTATATTCTTTAAATACTAGATTAACCTACAAATAGCCAAAATAGCCCCCAAAAAAACTCACCATCACCATAGTACAATGAGGTGGCCAATATTTAGGCATGCCACATCATGACTTAGGCATGCAACCAAATCTACTGCTGAGTAAGCTCTCCATGGTTGTCTGAAGGCCAAAGAACTCCCAATAAACTTGCCCAGTTTCCACCTAAATGAATACAGTCATATAAGAGAATTGCTCATTTTTGCAGTTCTCTGATATTCCAACTTCCTTCAAGGGTGGCACATCCCACTTATGAATTCCAATTCTACTGAAATAATAACATTCTTTGGTTTGAGAGCGCTTCAAGATAGTGCAGACTTGTGTATCCGTCCTTAGCTTGCTCTCATTTCCTGAGCTCTGTGTTATGAATGGCTACGTTTCCCATCTTCCCACAGCTCCTCCTTAAACTGAGATAAAATGGTGAAGAAAAGAAAGTTCCATAACAATGCAGTCATATCTCCCCACCGGGTCGGAAGAGAGAGAATTATCCTAAGTATCCCATTGTACGTCATTTCCCTGCAGGACGTATACACATTCAGGATGGTTTTGATAAAATGGGTGGTGCCACATCACCATCTCAATGTATCCTTCCTCCCATACACTATACATGTAGGAAACAAGACACATTCTAATGTGTTCTACTGGTGTATTGTACCCATCTGTTGAGAAGCACTTACCCGTGTCATTTTAAAGAAATCTATAGATGGCCGATTCCACCGAACGTCTTCGTCTCGCCTCCGTTTTAGTCTGGTTTTCCTCTCATTTAACACACAAGGCTGGGAGCGGCACCTCAGCAATCCTTGGCGCCTTCTTAGCTCGGGGGTCGAAGTTGGAGTGCTGTTTGCAGAAGGCAATATATCTCCTGGTTCCGTGATGTGCTCCTGAGACAAAGACAGACGCCTCCTGGGATTGAAGTCGCAAGAACCGCCAGAGTTCCAGCGTACACTGGAATTTGTGCTTCCTTCGCTACTGTCCACAAAGCCGCTGCTGGCAGAAGAAGGCCTTGGAACAGGAGATGTGTTACAGGTTGGGACTATGAATATATTGTTGTTTATAGAAGGGGCATTCTGAGGCAGGCTGATGCTTGTGCTTCTCTGCAAGGTGGCGCTGCCGTGACTGTTACAGCGCTGTAAAGTGGCACTGCCACCGCTGTTGCATCGTCTCTTTGACACGGGAGTCCAGACTTTGGAACTGCCAGGTTTCCAGGGGGACCGACAGCGAGACAGTTCATCTGGCTCAGACAATGACCTGCAGTGTCTTTTTGTAGGGGGAGCCAGTGGCTGGCCAAAGCTGTCATTGAGGTTGAGTTTGTTTATCCATCCCGATACCAACGCCTGATTTGAGGATTCGTTCTGCCATTGAAGATTAAATCTGCCGGGAGTGCCAGTGCTGAAGGGGCACATAGAGAATGAGAAAAACGTATTTTTGTTTAGTTCACCCCGTACTGGACAAGATCTGTCAATCACTTTCCAACGACTGTCCTCTgttgaaagaaagaaagaaaaagaggaaaagagggaggggaaaaaaaaaaaagaaaaaatattaaaacaatACTCTCATTCTGGAAACAAACGTTATAAAAATTAAAGCCAAGCGCAGAACACACAGGTGATGGCACAGTCATATCGGTAGACTCTTATTTTTAGAGATGGGAAACTGCCGAGCCGACAGATAACGCTCAGCACAGAGCTACTCAAATAGCACAGGAGGCTGTAAAAAGGGGAATTCCTAAAAGAGTAGAAAATTTTCTCAGATCAACTATTATTTTTGGCATTGATTAAACCATCATGTCGTAAGAGCAAGCAAATCCccacataaaaaaaatctactgtgGTTGAAGCTAAATCTCGCATGATCAAGTTGTTGGCTTGTACTTGGCCTGCAACTTTCACTAGATATTgttggatatttttttttgttttatagcaATTCTTGTGTGGAGTAACGATCATTTTTGTGCCCTTACTGTATAATAAGTATGTTTTAACTTTATTGGGTAGAGGTGGATAACATTTAGCAGGCTTTAGAAGTCAACCAGGTAAACCTAGAAGCCAGATGATTTATTTTACCTTTCATAAGTCACTTAAAAACAACCTAATCGGTTACTACCTATGGTACATTGGCTTCCTGTCTCCTGGATTTTGTTCAATTCTGCCAATTCTTGACGGGGTTTATGATTCTCCAAAAGAGAAGCAAAAGAGAAGAGTCACTACTTTTATGGGAACCTATACCCTAgatatgcctggtggaccccAAAACTATGGACATCTAAATACACCCTACACATTTTATATTAAAGTAGGCTAAACCTGCCAAAGGCCACCGGTTTGGCAATCAGTATATGGTTATGGGGGCTTCTTTAGTTTCCAATGACAGATGTTGGTAGAAAAATAGTTTGGGCATGATGAATCTTCACTGCTTGACTCCTTTGTCTTCGGAGCAGTCTggccatagagaacacatgaatgtcTGAGTATTCATGGATACGGGAAGGATGGAAGCGATAACTATTGGATAAACGATCATTCGACCATCAGTTAATAAAGATGTATAGGCAGTATAAGGAAACTTGTAGCCATTTAAAGGGCCATGTATCTATTGGACACCCGAAGGACCACTGCGCTAGGGAACACTTGAGGGAACCCTATGGCCATTGTTCCATGAAACTGATAGTGTAATTAATTCTTAACTATCACTACTGTTCACTTGTTATATGTCTCATTACTAAGACCTAAAATATAAACCTTAAAGGTCCTTTAAGTctaaaagaaatagggagagagagaaatagTACAATAATTTTATCATTCCGAGCGGCGTCTAACCATTTGGAATGGATTTGGCTTTGTGTCTGGAAGCCTCTGCTGTCACTTATCATCTggtccatttaaaaatctcagggaCGGGAAAAAATATGTCGTCTGTTCCTTCCAGCCAATGGAGCGAGCCAAGATTTAATATGCAAAGCCCTTTACAAGCATAAAATCACCATCAGCCATTGATTCGGGGGCATTGTTCTAAGACCAGTTTAAGCCAGCGGGCTCTCAAGCCACATTTTCAGCCCTCTATTTCTTCTGCATCTCATTTGCAACCGAaaaggattatttttttttttgtatttcggACACCTTGCTTTTTATGGAATTAAAAAATTCTGCtaatgtttctttaaaaaaaaaaaaacttaccattGATTTCGTAAGGGAACAAGCTGCCTTCATTGTTCAGCTTCTCAGATGAGCGCTGAAATTAACCAGAGGGAAAGAAATTTCAACACCATACAACAAAGCACATGgtgtgaaaatatatatataacacaaatCATAACTGTGAGTAgggataaagcaaaaaaaaaattaaatttacatTGTATGACTCTACACTGCTAAGGGTAAGTGAGGCAATAACCCACTATGGGGTAGCCAAATGTCTCTATAGGAATACCATACAATTGTCATAGGTGTTAATATATGTTTTTAGCTTTATATATGCATTTctagaaaaaaaactgaataatACAGCATGGAGAGAAAGAGAAATGGTGTGAACTATGTCTTGCCAAGCCTCAATCTATACTGTACCTATAGTAAAGTAACAATTCACTTTaaactgattggttgccagggtcGTGCTACCAACTTAGTGTAAATTTCCCATCTCAGTATGCAGTAGTAAccagataattttttttccataatttttttccATAACCTCTATAAAAATAGAAGGGGCTGTAATAGATTTATAGGGTTATAATCCTCCTACAGTCAAGAAAGTATGAATCAAAACTGGAAATGAGTCAAACACCAGAAATCAATACATTGGTATTGCCCAAAATGATGGAATATTCTGTTAAGTAATATGATTTTATATATAGTATAAGCAGCTATATAAATATAGTTATATTCGGGTTTATTCACTTAACCCCTACGCAGCCACAGATTACACAATCATGATCAATGCACCCATAAAAGTTTGACCTGAAACGTAGCCTGCAGCAAAATACACTTGATTAACCAACATCCTCACTTAGATCCCTTCTGGTTTCTGATTTATTCTTCGCTCCGCCAAATAAGATACCATTGTTCAGACACTTCCTCTGCAATGataggagtttttttttctcctccgtgGAACATAAACATCCTTAAATACACGGATAGCATATAGAAGACCAGAAAGGATTCAAAGACCTTTCAGAAGTAGCAATGaccattgggaaaaaaaaaaaaaaaaaaagaaaagaaatatctCCCTAGGCAGCTGCCTATTCAGCCTAACCCTTGTCCCAGCCTTGATCTCAGCTATTGTACATTCCCAACATATCCAGATAAAATCTGCTAAAACTCCAAAACGTTAATATTTAAACTTTTTGTATATCACATGATCCATTTGAATGAATCCTCCCTTTAAATGACAAACATAGAATCATGAGAATTGCTGGGTGCCTTTGTTGGTTAACTGGAGGTTACCTCTGGTTAACTTGAGACAAGACAGTAGTAGGAATAAAAGGCCAAATATGTTCAACAAATTTGCCATGAAGAGTTATAGTATTCAGAAAAGTAAACATGCAAAGTTCCATTGCAACTTTTTGAATTCaacgtgatgacatcacaacctACAGATGAAGGTGCCCTTTGCTTTTGCAAAATTTGTATACACCCATTGGGTTGCATAATTTCATGCACGCTCTTGCAATACCttcaaaaaacttttaaaaaggaCTATGGTAGATAAGGTGGACATCTCGCCAATGCAAAACCTATTCACAAGCAGCAAGGCACCACTAAAACAAATTAAGGCACATTAATCTGCAATCTATGTTAGTTTTGAAACAGAGTGAAGTCTATTTTTCTCCATAGCCAGTCATACCAGGCTAGGGTAAGTTTGACTGAGGTATTCTTCGATGGGGAAAAACGTACAGGAAGTcgggacaaaaaacaaaaaaacaaaaacatatatactatatatatctaCCCCATGATTACTTTATCGTATAGATCTCCATTTTTGAGAACCTCTAGCAACGTTTATATACTTGTTTGCGAAAAGGAGATTAGCaacttttcttttaaccccttctatGGATCATATATTTATAataaacccctcccccccacactttCTGAAATGACCACCATGCTATTGAATAGACCATCAAAGTTACCTAAGTTACAAAAAGTTACCAAAAGACGACTGGTTGGAGATCAAAACCAAAGAATGTCCATCTGTCCCATAATTTTAAGGGTGGAATTCTATACAGGAACTGCAGGATCTAAAGAAGCCCCCTAGGCGAAACATGACCGAGATGTCACATCCAGAAAAGCCTATGGCTTGTGAACAATACCACAAACCTAAAAGCAAAAACATGAGAAACTTGTATACATGGCAGATCTAGATTGTAGACTGGTGGACTGCACATCAATGCTGGCACAACATGCTGGGACTTTTAGTTATACCAGGTTGCAGCTGTAGAGTTTTATATCCACACAATATAGCTGGAGGAAAAGGCTTTTCACTGTAGGATAATCCAGAACATGCAACAAGTTCCTCCCTATATGTTCATAGAGTCTCCACCGCACCCATCATATCACCATCCTGCAGACTCACAAAGGACAAAGTCACATCAGCCAGTTAACAAGTTCAGTACCAAAGTGCTGCCAAGAATCAGGCTATTAGGGGGCATGAGTAACAAGCGGTATTAGGGGGTTTCATTAATGATAATTCGGAGCCCACATAATACAGCTATATAGTAGAAAATAATATGCAGTACCCacataagacttttttttaacaatccttcataatactgccatacaatttCCATATACTTCTTATATTATAATCCAAACATTATGACTAAGCCTTACTAAGTAATGCTGGGTGGTTTTAGAGTAAAATAACCCATAGAATACCTACACAACTAATAGGACCATCCAAATACTGGGGTCCAGATAAAATTGTTCTGACCACTATAAAGTAACCAATGATGTGTAGTATCCAAATAATACTTCCCTAAACAGCCCACAAAATACTGTCATATAGTGCCAAGGAATATGCAGTATCCAAACAATACTTTGTTAAAGGGCCCACGTAATACCACCACCCGCCAGTGACCAAAATAAAACTGTCATATACATTTAACATATAAGTGCCAAACAGTGACCAATGATATGCAGTATCCAAATAATACTTCCTAAGTGTAGCTtgacacgtactgtatcgcagcggattttctgctccggtctgcagcagacttgactaaatgaatgaacacagcattaaatctgctgcgagactgtacgtgtgaagctaccctaagagtcCATAATACCTGAATATAGTGCCCAATGATATGCAATATCCAATACAAATTACCGCCATATAGTTTGCATATAGTGATGCCATTATAATCCCAAACATTACCACTATACAACACTACATAATACTGGGTGGTTTTAGGATTATCAATAAGTGTAAATgggccataaaaaaaaacagaagcccTAGGCTAATGCCCAGTTTGCCACCACTAAAACATGGTTAATCATTGTCACGTAGCTTTGGCCTTACTTGGCAAATTCtcagccaagtaaggccaataTCCTCCTATGTGATAGGGCCAGCTTGTCTATCAGCCGATCACTCAATTCGGGTTTGCCAAAAAATCCttggctgtcagctgcacatctccctgtgtgatATGGCCTTATGAGTGGTGACATGCTACTAGTCATTTACTCTGTTAGGTCGAATTGGGGATTGGAGTTAGGGTAATCCTGTAAAGAAATTCTAGAGTCTGACCAACAGAATAAATAAGACTACATTCAGCCACATAGTCAAGTTGCCACGGTTAAATTTAGTGCTCCTTTAGGAGTCTCTGGGCAGAGTGATCCTGACATTACCAAAAAGACCTTGAAATGTTCCTAAAATCTGCAAGTCGACTACAGAGCGTTCCCATTTATTATACATGAATGATCTAGCGTGATTATCTAAATAGACATGACTCATGACATCGAACGCAGGGAACAACTCATTTCACTCGCTATTACTGAACTTTGAAATCCTatccacctaaaaaaaaaaaaattgcaatgatTTGCAAATTAGGTCACTTGAGATTGTCTGCTCGCCAATAAATCCCTAAACTGATGCAACTTTTGGAAAAACAATGGGCGGGGCCAACCAtaataatgtaatttatgtataataaaactGATTTGTGTATGACATGAACTAGCCAGGACCAAAATCTCACGGGTGGTTGTGTTCCTGGTAAAAGCTGCACCCTCGGGCTAGTGAAGTCATGATCATTGGCTCAAAACCAATgggaaagaactttttttttttccataaaggtGATTGTTAAAAGCAAAGCTCCACCCTGGAGCTACTTTGAATATATAATTCCCTTATATAATGGTATTAGGGAAGACGCTTCTAGAGGTGTACAGATCAAAAAAGTAGCATCAGTCCATAAAGTTCCAAGATTATTAAGCTACATTCACACCACATTTTAAATGTGCACTCAGTCaccttaaaaaaatataaaaaaaaaaaattgacaagtcaAAAGTATTGGTCAGTGGGTGTCTGGGTGCCGAACACTCATACCTTGGACAAAGCAAagttatgacatatcaaaagtttttttaaagtgacatggACACATTAAGACGTGTTGCTGACGTACACAAAGACTTGAACGGGCCGAATGTAGTCCAACTGAGTCCCTAAATGTATATGCATTCTGTGCGGGACACCAAAACAGGGTCAACTAACCAAAATTGTGAAAAGTTGCAAAAATATAGGGACCAACCTAAAAGTTTTCAGATTACCAGTCTAAAAGGTCCCAGAAAACGGTTTGAGATGACCACTCAAAATAGCAGGAAAGAATGGTTTTCTGGAGGGGGTTCCTCAAACAAGAAGCCAGTATACACAGAAGTTTGACAATCCATGACAGAAAATGTTAATCAGGGCTTTATCTTTAAGGGGGCCTAAAAAAATTTACCTCAACAACACATCAAATAATAGAAGAAGTGGCAACCAACCAGAATGTTTGCTATGTTttgaacccctttaagtcaaagaaCCACCTTTAATACATAATCTCTTGTTTATAGCAATTGCACAATTTGCCATAGTTATATACGAGGACACAAGCTGCAAACAACTGATAAGTGGATATATTTGTGCtgttgtctgcattttaatgactATGGTTACCCTGAGGTCATCTGATAGGTTGCACTTGTCGAGAGCCAAAACAAGAGCATTTTTTCCAATAACCCTATAAAAGACGCACAAACGAACAAAAAATAGAATCATGTTTTTGGTGGGCGATAAGTTTCAAATATTCTGGGACCTTTACTTCCTTTTCGTCTCAGGATCCTTTCCCGCTTACCAAGCAAACTGATGATTGAGTTTTATAGTATTATATGGCTGCTATCCTTTTCAATGAGCCATTTGTACATAGTGgctctaatttaaaaaaaaatttttgagggGTCAATGAGTGATGACCATATGCCCTAACAAGATAAACGGATAGGGAACAATATAATGATGGACAGAGGATGTCTTTATTAAAGAAAACCCCTTTTAGATTGTATTTATGGGTTTGGTTCCCAGCACCGTTCTCAAACCACTGATTTTGGCAAAGGGAAGGCTTACCCATCCAAAAATGTAGTAGTATATCATGGCCATTTCAAATGACTTACTATAGAATACATGAGCAGCTCAAGTCCACCGGATCTCAGAGGGAGGACACAAGCATCTCAGTCTATGACGCCCGTAAATCTTTAGAAGGCAAATTGAGCGTAGTCTATATGGGACTATGATTATTAGATATCTATCATTTCTCATATGGTCTGATGTTCAACCCAAGACCAATAGCGCGACACCATCTAGTAGTCCTTGGACATTCAACACGATTTGGTGACCACTTTAGAACATATAGAGAAATAGTGGTCACCCAGTCAGGACAAAGGTAAAAGAATACGGTAATCTTGGCTTGTATGGACTCGAAAACCGAGTCGGTTGGGTTAGATGCCACCTGAGATTAAAATTAACGTTTCAACACCAAACAGTGATATTGTATATTTCCTCTAAATAAAGATCCCcaaataatacaccacataccaGATTAATATTATATGTTTTACATGACAGGTCATCCAAGCTTTGGTTCTGCAGCTTCTCTGTGATTAGTGTAACCATGGTAGGCCCCACTTCCGCGGTTCTCAAGCCGACAAGCATTGATCCTCTTGAATTAATACTGTTCAGACATCTCAGTTGTTTGCAGACTCGGGCGTTCCTTGTAGCAAAGTCTTTTAGTTCATCTCAGCGTTGCAAGTCATGGTTATCATCTGCAACAATAAGCAGAACCCAGTTACGCGTATGCTCATCACACCTCTCTAATTTTGCTTATTACGTTAAAGAGAACATTATGCCATGGCatgaagaaaaaaattacagGGACATGGCGACATTCACAACTTTGTGGTTTCAGCAGCAGTCATATAACATGAAAAATGTGTCAGGTTTCACTCAGTGACGGCTGCCGAACACTAAAACACCCACACCCTTCTGCAACACAATACCTCAATGGAAACCGAGAAATACATTCTCACAAATATGAAATATAGGACAGTTAACCGACAGTGACCATGACATTATAGCAAACCTCAATTCTATACGGGatcatggaggaaagaagggcagCATGGAGACctattaaagaggaactatcataTATACTCCGTAAAACCCTGTGATCCCAATAGCCCTTTTTTTAATTTGGTTTAAAGGGCTTACCTGAGCAATATAGACTGACAAATGATAGGTCATCAAATACTAATGCCGACACCCAGCACCCTCACCAATCAGCTGTTCATCATCCATACACAGTGAATGGCTCAGAAATAGCCAATGCCAATTCAATCCCTTCAATTGATAATGAAAGTAAAACTGACTTTGTTACACATAAACCCAATAAGAGCTCAGCGTTCATTGCTTTTGGTGTTTCTCTCATGAACACAGACCCTGTCTATACGTCCCATAAGAGTGTTGGGCATGATCAAGAGGGTACCCACCTCTATGAGTCAGAACATAACATAGGGCACACTGAGGAAATACAAAGGCCTTGTTGGCCCGCCAATAAGTCCAATGAATAAGCATTAAATCGGACAAAGCACATCTTTCTGTATACAAGGGAATGTACAGCATACAATAAGGGTATGCCCACATTATGTAATCCAAGCGGATCACCCATGACGGATTCCGCAGCTGGCTCCCGCTCATGGCCACGCGCAtttccgccggtgccatagaccaaattctatggttgggcagattccgccgttcatccaaagaatgaatcgtgcgtattccgtagtgtggacatgccctaaggctgcattcacacgtcacGTGTTCTTTCCAAGAAACGCGGGGGATGAATGCAAATCCTAGACCGTTTTCCCGGACGGCATGATGTACCAACATCATTCCGGCAGGGGGGAATGTCATTACAATGCCGCAGCGATTCAAAGTTTCCCCTCTGCcggcatgatgttgatacattATGCCGTCGCGTGAAACAGTCCAGGACTTGCATTTAACATTCGTGTCATCTGTGTTTCACGGACAGAAcaagggacgtgtgaatgcagcctaacagtgAACAACCTCACGAATGAtgaactgtatatacacatctgttCATCTCTTGGCGATTAGCCCGTGTAAAAGTTCAATTTAACAAGTGTAAATTAACCTGCTATACATCGGTTGTCTTATTACAGACAACGCCATTAATGTTTGAACCCCCATAGTTGGTaggccgtcttttttttttttttttttacagtagcaaCGTAGTTCTACATGGTGGGCCTTCAGATGGATATAATACAGCTCGAGTCTGCCACAGAACGGTCATTGAATGGGTGACCACCTTAGTAACATTCATAAGTACGGACGTTGTCAGTTATTTTACTCAGAAAAAGGAGGGAGGAGAAAAGGAGAAagaaactactgtatggggcaatGTCCTTATAGAGGTCAGCAGGAAGCAGGGATTCATAGGCCTGCACGCAACTTGTCTTTGTCAAAAGAATGTTGAGTCGGTATCAGATGGCATGTCCTTTCACTGTATGCTAAAGCATAGTTTAGTACACAAATATAGTAAAAATACAATAGGAGTCAATGGGTGACTTGTCCTACTGTATAAGTCTGTACATTCCATTCTTCCATTGATCCTCTTCTACAAGACATTGTCTCCTAGAGGCAAAATGTCCTCAGAAACATAGCCATCATGGTCAGAATGAAACTAAAAGTACTCAATGCCACTATGTAACAAAGTAGCCTTCAGTGCCTGTAACCCCTTCAGAGCTGCAGTTCTCCCAACTAAACCTGTTAGTGAAATCCCATTTTGTGGGAAACTTAAAAGTTCAGACTACGCAGCCCAAAGTAGTTCCAGTTCCCTGATGTGGTCTCGGTCTTCTGAATGACTAAATCAAATGTGAAGAAAAGTAGACTTTCCAGCTACAGTCAATGCCTGGCTATGATCCCACACAACCCACTCGTACTTACTGCTGAGAAGTGTAAGCGGTGAACGGATAATGGTAAAATTTTCCACTCTGACAGAACTTAGCAATGGTCATAAAAAAATCTGAAAGAGCAcgtaaagaaaaatatttttaagttGTAAttctttaaatatttaaaatttgttttccattttattaaaatttccCAACTTTTTCTAATATTCTTGCTCTTTATGGATACATTCACATGTGCCTTTATTCTTttcatattactttttttttaatatttgaaaaaaaaattggagaaataaaaatgtgaaaaaattacAGGCGAGCATAtacaaaaagcaataaaaaaaataaataaacacaaatgTATAAAGCAAtggtggggaacctgtggccctccagctgttgcaaaactacaattcccatcatgcctggagagcttttgctttggctgtccaagcatgatgggaattgtagtgttgcaaaagctggagggccgcaggtacCTCTTTTCTGATATAAaggttacataaaaaaaaaaaacctatatatatatatatata
Above is a window of Dendropsophus ebraccatus isolate aDenEbr1 chromosome 7, aDenEbr1.pat, whole genome shotgun sequence DNA encoding:
- the FAM53A gene encoding protein FAM53A isoform X2, which codes for MCPFSTGTPGRFNLQWQNESSNQALVSGWINKLNLNDSFGQPLAPPTKRHCRSLSEPDELSRCRSPWKPGSSKVWTPVSKRRCNSGGSATLQRCNSHGSATLQRSTSISLPQNAPSINNNIFIVPTCNTSPVPRPSSASSGFVDSSEGSTNSSVRWNSGGSCDFNPRRRLSLSQEHITEPGDILPSANSTPTSTPELRRRQGLLRCRSQPCVLNERKTRLKRRRDEDVRWNRPSIDFFKMTRTSKSLCSLDYEDEEEEEDPHLKTIVSSPCDSSDHMNIITPGSSPVKESTDGGTCLINCSRETTMSESEEDLSDCESTIFPIDCEELDLEEIENN
- the FAM53A gene encoding protein FAM53A isoform X1, giving the protein MLVGLRTAEVGPTMVTLITEKLQNQSLDDLSCKTYNINLRSSEKLNNEGSLFPYEINEDSRWKVIDRSCPVRGELNKNTFFSFSMCPFSTGTPGRFNLQWQNESSNQALVSGWINKLNLNDSFGQPLAPPTKRHCRSLSEPDELSRCRSPWKPGSSKVWTPVSKRRCNSGGSATLQRCNSHGSATLQRSTSISLPQNAPSINNNIFIVPTCNTSPVPRPSSASSGFVDSSEGSTNSSVRWNSGGSCDFNPRRRLSLSQEHITEPGDILPSANSTPTSTPELRRRQGLLRCRSQPCVLNERKTRLKRRRDEDVRWNRPSIDFFKMTRTSKSLCSLDYEDEEEEEDPHLKTIVSSPCDSSDHMNIITPGSSPVKESTDGGTCLINCSRETTMSESEEDLSDCESTIFPIDCEELDLEEIENN